A portion of the Channa argus isolate prfri chromosome 19, Channa argus male v1.0, whole genome shotgun sequence genome contains these proteins:
- the bambia gene encoding BMP and activin membrane-bound inhibitor (Xenopus laevis) homolog a gives MDRQFSFTSIWIQLELCGMAVLLTKGEIRCYCDAPYCVATGYMCKSELNTCFFKVLDPLNTNSPLTHGCLDPVANAADICSSSFKAPKSLSGALSTMLECCHDDMCNYRGLHDLAYPRDSTDGSYEPDGNNMNLVTRVQELATAKEVWFRAAVITVPIAGGLILVVLIILALRMLRSENKQLHDQRQQMLSRLHYSFYSHYNKKGHVAKLDLECMVPVMGHENYCLTCDKMRQANLSNDKFLSSVQRGIYSVGSKLDFV, from the exons ATGGATCGCCAGTTCAGTTTCACCTCCATTTGGATTCAACTGGAACTATGTGGCATGGCTGTTCTTCTTACTAAag GAGAAATAAGGTGTTACTGTGATGCCCCATACTGTGTGGCCACTGGATACATGTGCAAATCAGAGCTTAACACCTGTTTCTTCAAGGTCCTGGACCCACTCAACACAAACTCTCCCCTTACCCATGGTTGTTTAGACCCCGTTGCAAATGCTGCAGacatctgcagcagcagctttaagGCTCCTAAATCCCTCAGTGGGGCTCTGTCCACAATGCTGGAGTGTTGCCATGATGACATGTGCAACTACAGAGGCCTGCATGACCTGGCATACCCAAGAGACTCTACAG ATGGTAGTTATGAGCCAGATGGCAACAACATGAACCTGGTTACCCGGGTCCAGGAGCTGGCCACAGCAAAGGAGGTGTGGTTCCGGGCAGCGGTGATCACTGTCCCTATTGCAGGTGGCCTCATTCTGGTGGTGCTCATCATACTGGCATTACGAATGCTTCGCAGTGAGAACAAGCAGCTGCATGACCAGCGACAACAAATGCTGTCAAGGCTTCATTATAGCTTCTACAGCCACTACAACAAGAAGGGCCATGTGGCTAAGCTGGACCTGGAATGTATGGTGCCGGTTATGGGTCACGAGAACTACTGCCTGACCTGTGACAAGATGAGGCAGGCCAATTTGAGCAATGACAAGTTTTTGTCATCAGTGCAGCGAGGGATTTACAGTGTCGGCAGCAAGCTGGATTTTGTATGA